In Tachysurus fulvidraco isolate hzauxx_2018 chromosome 3, HZAU_PFXX_2.0, whole genome shotgun sequence, a single window of DNA contains:
- the kcnj12a gene encoding ATP-sensitive inward rectifier potassium channel 12 produces MSVSRMSRYSIVSSEEDALRLTTIHGCSSVNGYGNGNGKVHTRRKCRNRFVKKNGQCNVHFTNMEQKSQRYLADIFTTCVDIRWRYMLFVFTLVFVVSWLVFGLAFWVIALLHGDLDNPAGDDSFTPCVLHVNGFLAAFLFSIETQTTIGYGFRCVTEECPVAIFLVVFQSIVGSIIECFMIGAIMAKMARPKKRTQTLLFSKNAVIAMRDSKLCLMWRVGNLRRSHIVEAHVRALLIKPRVTAEGEYIPLDQLDINVGFDQGLDRIFLVSPITILHEIDEESPLYGISKRDLETADFEIVVILEGMVEATAMTAQARSSYLASEILWGHRFEPVLFEEKNEYKVDYSHFHKTYEVPSTPRCSAKDMLESKCVSAADNASTFCYENELALLNRDEEDEEDCSKREHQDFEQMSRSLEQRSYRRESEI; encoded by the coding sequence aTGAGTGTGAGCCGCATGAGCCGATACAGCATCGTGTCGTCGGAGGAGGACGCGCTGCGCCTGACCACCATCCACGGCTGCAGCAGCGTGAACGGCTATGGCAACGGGAACGGAAAGGTCCACACGCGCAGGAAATGCCGTAACCGCTTCGTGAAGAAGAACGGACAGTGCAACGTCCACTTCACCAACATGGAGCAGAAATCTCAGCGCTACCTGGCCGACATCTTCACCACCTGTGTGGACATCCGCTGGCGCTACATGTTGTTCGTGTTCACACTTGTGTTTGTAGTGTCCTGGCTAGTGTTTGGTTTGGCGTTCTGGGTAATCGCACTGCTCCATGGTGACCTGGACAACCCTGCAGGGGACGACAGTTTCACACCTTGCGTCCTGCACGTAAACGGCTTCTTGGCAGCATTTCTGTTCTCTATCGAGACACAGACGACCATCGGTTACGGTTTCCGCTGTGTGACAGAGGAGTGTCCGGTCGCCATCTTCCTTGTAGTCTTCCAGTCCATTGTGGGCAGTATTATTGAGTGCTTCATGATTGGCGCCATCATGGCAAAAATGGCGCGGCCCAAAAAACGTACTCAGACACTTCTGTTCTCCAAAAACGCTGTCATCGCCATGAGGGATAGTAAACTCTGCCTCATGTGGCGTGTCGGGAACCTTCGTAGGAGCCACATCGTTGAAGCTCATGTCCGAGCGTTGCTAATCAAACCGCGTGTGACTGCTGAGGGCGAGTACATCCCGCTAGACCAGCTGGATATTAACGTTGGCTTCGATCAAGGACTCGATCGGATCTTTTTAGTCTCACCGATCACCATTTTGCACGAGATTGATGAGGAGAGTCCGCTGTACGGAATCAGCAAGAGGGATCTGGAGACAGCAGACTTTGAGATCGTGGTGATCCTCGAGGGGATGGTGGAGGCCACGGCCATGACAGCACAGGCTCGTAGCTCATACTTGGCAAGCGAGATCCTGTGGGGCCACCGGTTTGAGCCAGTGCTTTTTGAGGAGAAGAACGAGTACAAAGTGGACTACTCACACTTCCACAAGACCTACGAGGTTCCATCTACGCCACGCTGCAGCGCTAAAGACATGCTTGAGAGCAAGTGTGTATCTGCTGCTGACAATGCCTCCACATTCTGCTATGAGAATGAGCTGGCTCTGCTCAACCgtgatgaggaagatgaggaggacTGCAGCAAGAGAGAGCATCAAGACTTTGAACAGATGTCTCGGAGCCTCGAGCAAAGGTCTTATCGCCGCGAGTCTGAGATTTAA